The following coding sequences lie in one Pseudarthrobacter phenanthrenivorans Sphe3 genomic window:
- a CDS encoding TspO/MBR family protein, whose translation MPANTDPQSGPATAGWQPSGRGRQAVALAGFLALSLAAWALASVPIILHSGGWFAGSTKAPWMPPGWMFRSMWMLLYVGVAVAAWLVWRKGELTGSTLAGYLAQLVLNAAWPLAFFGLFPVFGSAALWAAFLVIAALAASLAFLTLRFGPVSPAAGLLMLPYLSWVVFSGSLNLYSAIHN comes from the coding sequence GTGCCCGCAAATACTGACCCCCAGTCCGGCCCCGCAACAGCCGGATGGCAGCCCTCCGGCCGCGGCCGCCAGGCCGTTGCCCTGGCGGGGTTCCTTGCGCTCTCGCTGGCTGCCTGGGCCCTGGCATCGGTCCCCATCATCCTGCATTCCGGCGGGTGGTTCGCCGGCTCCACCAAAGCCCCCTGGATGCCGCCGGGGTGGATGTTCAGGTCAATGTGGATGCTGCTGTACGTGGGCGTAGCGGTTGCCGCCTGGCTTGTCTGGCGGAAGGGGGAACTGACCGGCAGCACCCTGGCCGGTTATCTGGCCCAGCTTGTCCTCAACGCCGCCTGGCCGCTGGCGTTTTTCGGCTTGTTTCCCGTCTTTGGTTCAGCGGCCCTCTGGGCGGCCTTCCTGGTAATCGCCGCACTGGCTGCCTCCCTTGCCTTCCTCACTTTGCGGTTCGGACCCGTCAGCCCGGCCGCAGGCCTGCTGATGCTGCCGTATCTGTCCTGGGTGGTTTTCTCCGGCAGCCTCAACCTCTACTCGGCCATCCACAACTGA